A region from the Natronorubrum halophilum genome encodes:
- a CDS encoding DUF2103 domain-containing protein produces the protein MECRHCASPLEKPGDYCLVCRAQNTEAIVLEAGRDRATLTMLAGDGDDEDPSTTEMDDPVLGETTITTTPEDGENEVVELRNFAGQIGDEIRRKRPEEVYAGGEREVIRAVREDIHHPFYRVGDEDPVEAVLERRGNRALDVVNTPPAEKIGGSHTTLIGGRTGMRVIHTVADHPHVKKVIPGPIDAGGKGSQSGLRAKVTRADDGGNVRMLIRDGSSVQENRVVTTARDREMGERIRDDLNDVLDESEFQ, from the coding sequence ATGGAGTGTCGCCACTGCGCCTCGCCGCTCGAGAAACCCGGGGACTACTGCCTCGTCTGCCGGGCACAGAACACCGAGGCGATCGTCCTCGAGGCGGGACGCGATCGAGCGACGCTGACGATGCTCGCGGGCGACGGCGACGACGAAGACCCGTCGACGACCGAGATGGACGATCCGGTACTGGGCGAGACGACGATCACCACGACGCCCGAAGACGGCGAGAACGAGGTCGTCGAACTGCGGAACTTCGCGGGCCAGATCGGCGACGAAATTCGGCGCAAGCGGCCCGAAGAGGTCTACGCGGGCGGGGAGCGCGAGGTGATCCGAGCCGTTCGAGAGGACATCCACCACCCCTTCTACCGCGTCGGCGACGAGGATCCCGTCGAGGCGGTCCTCGAGCGCCGCGGCAATCGCGCCCTCGACGTCGTCAACACGCCGCCGGCGGAGAAGATCGGCGGCAGCCACACGACGCTCATCGGAGGCCGCACGGGGATGCGGGTCATCCACACCGTGGCGGATCATCCCCACGTCAAGAAGGTCATCCCGGGACCCATCGACGCCGGCGGGAAAGGCTCCCAGTCTGGCCTCCGGGCGAAGGTCACCCGCGCCGACGACGGCGGCAACGTTCGCATGCTCATCCGGGACGGCTCGAGCGTCCAGGAAAACCGCGTCGTCACGACCGCTCGAGATCGAGAGATGGGCGAGCGGATCCGAGACGACCTGAACGACGTACTGGACGAGTCGGAGTTTCAGTGA
- a CDS encoding eL43 family ribosomal protein yields MANNGIVGSAGRFGARYGRVARRRVSEIEDDMQSSQVDGDDVTRVGTGIWKNEETGEVFTGGAYRPETPAGQTVKRSIRAALAEDDE; encoded by the coding sequence ATGGCCAATAACGGAATCGTTGGTAGCGCAGGCCGCTTTGGTGCACGCTACGGTCGTGTTGCTCGACGTCGCGTCAGCGAAATCGAAGACGACATGCAAAGCTCCCAGGTCGACGGTGACGACGTGACGCGCGTCGGCACCGGTATCTGGAAGAACGAAGAAACGGGAGAGGTCTTCACCGGCGGTGCCTACCGGCCGGAGACGCCCGCCGGCCAAACCGTCAAGCGTTCGATCCGCGCTGCACTGGCCGAAGACGACGAATAA
- a CDS encoding DNA-directed RNA polymerase subunit P, with amino-acid sequence MSYKCSRCKRDVQIDEYGGVRCPYCGHRVLLKERSRDVKEVAVE; translated from the coding sequence ATGAGTTACAAATGCTCCCGCTGTAAACGCGACGTCCAGATCGACGAGTACGGCGGCGTCCGCTGTCCCTACTGTGGCCACCGCGTGCTCCTGAAAGAGCGCAGCCGCGACGTCAAGGAAGTCGCCGTCGAGTAA
- the hflX gene encoding GTPase HflX, with the protein MSRTHDRRTVVAKRSATTPVETAEIRALIRAAGDDVVAEVTQAGPEDAGTYFGRGKVRELAETVTDRDAQRVVVDGELTPSQHHALESMLPDGTAVVDRYRLVLEIFEAQAGTRRAQRQVELARLRYDLPRLIESADEGALNKGTEKGSPVYDVRDRIDRLEQTLEELPNPAEQFRRRRREEGFDLVTIAGYTNAGKSTLLHRLADDLSLEESRADQETEPADSTENATAAVADRLFETLETATRRATIDGRPVLATDTVGFVDDLPHDLVESFSSTLSEAAAADVVVLVADASDPPERFRDRLEVSLEVLAAQGVDDDRIVPVLNKVDRLSKSERTGRLERALGCLPASAAEPIPASVLEGTNLEALRTAIRDRLPTESATIRMPNCDEAMALVSEAYDRTSVESVDYDGSEVRLECRGRPSVLERFRSRAAALTR; encoded by the coding sequence ATGTCACGAACACACGATCGACGCACAGTCGTTGCGAAACGATCGGCGACCACCCCCGTCGAGACCGCCGAGATTCGGGCGCTCATCCGTGCGGCCGGTGACGACGTCGTCGCCGAGGTAACACAGGCCGGCCCGGAAGACGCCGGAACGTACTTCGGCCGCGGCAAAGTCCGCGAACTCGCCGAAACCGTCACCGACCGCGATGCACAGCGCGTCGTCGTCGACGGCGAACTCACGCCGAGCCAACACCACGCTCTCGAGTCGATGCTCCCCGACGGGACGGCCGTCGTCGACCGGTACCGACTCGTCCTCGAGATCTTCGAGGCCCAGGCCGGAACCCGACGAGCCCAGCGACAGGTCGAACTGGCTCGGCTCCGATATGACCTGCCGCGATTGATCGAGTCCGCGGACGAGGGCGCGCTCAACAAAGGGACCGAGAAGGGATCGCCGGTCTACGACGTTCGCGACCGGATCGATCGCCTCGAGCAAACGCTCGAGGAACTCCCGAATCCGGCCGAGCAGTTCCGCCGGCGTCGTCGCGAGGAGGGGTTCGACCTCGTCACGATCGCGGGCTATACGAACGCCGGCAAATCGACGCTGTTGCACCGACTCGCGGACGACCTCTCGCTCGAGGAGTCCCGGGCCGACCAGGAAACGGAGCCGGCGGACTCGACGGAGAACGCCACCGCGGCCGTCGCGGATCGGCTGTTCGAGACCCTCGAGACGGCGACGCGGCGGGCGACCATCGACGGTCGGCCGGTGCTCGCCACGGATACGGTCGGCTTCGTCGACGACCTGCCCCACGACCTCGTCGAATCGTTCAGTTCGACGCTGTCGGAGGCGGCCGCGGCGGACGTCGTCGTACTCGTCGCCGACGCGAGCGATCCGCCCGAGCGGTTTCGTGATCGACTCGAGGTCTCGCTCGAGGTGCTCGCCGCACAGGGCGTCGACGACGACCGAATCGTTCCCGTGTTGAACAAGGTCGACCGGCTCTCGAAGAGCGAGCGAACCGGCCGACTCGAGCGTGCACTGGGCTGTCTGCCCGCCTCGGCAGCGGAGCCGATTCCGGCGAGCGTCCTCGAGGGGACGAACCTCGAGGCGCTCCGGACGGCGATTCGCGACCGACTGCCGACGGAGTCGGCGACGATACGGATGCCCAACTGCGACGAGGCGATGGCGCTCGTCTCGGAGGCCTACGACCGGACGAGCGTGGAGTCGGTCGACTACGACGGGAGCGAGGTGCGACTCGAGTGCCGGGGTCGGCCGTCGGTCCTCGAGCGGTTCCGAAGTCGGGCCGCGGCGCTGACTCGGTAG
- a CDS encoding prefoldin subunit beta, with protein MQGNLPPEAQEKIEQLQDLQETAQQVAVQKQEAESSLTDSKNALEELENIDDDTAMYRKVGELLVETEYDAAEDDLEDKVDSLEIRLETLEKQEERVQEQFEDLQGELEELLGGAGGGMGGPAGPGGPGAGGA; from the coding sequence ATGCAAGGTAATCTACCCCCGGAAGCACAAGAGAAAATCGAACAGCTTCAGGACCTGCAGGAGACCGCACAGCAGGTCGCCGTCCAGAAGCAGGAAGCCGAATCGAGCCTCACCGACTCCAAAAACGCCCTCGAAGAGCTCGAGAACATCGACGACGACACCGCCATGTACCGCAAGGTCGGCGAACTCCTCGTCGAGACCGAGTACGACGCCGCGGAAGACGACCTCGAGGACAAGGTCGACTCCCTCGAGATCCGACTCGAGACCCTCGAAAAGCAAGAAGAGCGCGTTCAGGAGCAGTTCGAGGACCTGCAGGGCGAACTCGAAGAGTTGCTCGGCGGCGCGGGCGGCGGCATGGGCGGCCCGGCCGGCCCAGGCGGCCCGGGTGCTGGCGGCGCATAA
- a CDS encoding KEOPS complex subunit Pcc1, whose amino-acid sequence MSSHDATLEFSYETPSCARIVAESVAREIGEIDDERSRTTVERDGSVVRIEIAAADLIALRAALNTWFSLVDVAERTAAIGVASLEGR is encoded by the coding sequence GTGTCTTCTCACGACGCGACTCTCGAATTTTCGTACGAGACGCCGTCTTGCGCACGGATCGTCGCCGAAAGCGTCGCCCGCGAGATCGGCGAGATCGACGACGAGCGCTCCCGAACGACGGTCGAGCGCGACGGGTCGGTCGTCCGAATCGAGATCGCCGCCGCGGACCTGATCGCGCTTCGAGCCGCGCTCAACACCTGGTTCTCGCTGGTCGACGTGGCCGAGCGAACGGCAGCTATCGGTGTAGCGTCGCTCGAAGGGCGTTGA
- a CDS encoding DUF2243 domain-containing protein, whose translation MTTVTSTRRRLLLAGGAIGFGFGAVIDTVLFHLIFQTHHLLSGYYDPYSLDGLRTNVMFDGLFLLATLGITAAGLGLLWVTVNGTAERFSTRYLVGWIVVGAGVFNVYDGIVDHYVLDLHNVVHGTEAWNPPWIGVSLLLLALGWGILRTVDGHVPSADASRLE comes from the coding sequence ATGACGACGGTCACCAGTACCCGACGCCGGCTCCTGCTGGCGGGCGGGGCGATCGGGTTCGGGTTCGGCGCTGTTATCGACACCGTGCTCTTCCACCTGATATTCCAGACGCACCACCTCCTCTCGGGGTACTACGATCCGTACAGTCTCGACGGACTGCGGACGAACGTCATGTTCGACGGGCTCTTCTTGCTGGCCACGCTCGGGATCACGGCCGCCGGACTCGGGCTACTCTGGGTCACCGTCAACGGGACCGCCGAACGGTTCTCGACGCGGTACCTCGTCGGTTGGATCGTCGTCGGCGCGGGCGTGTTCAACGTCTACGACGGCATCGTCGACCACTACGTGCTCGACCTGCACAACGTCGTCCACGGCACCGAGGCGTGGAACCCCCCGTGGATCGGCGTGAGCCTCTTGTTGCTCGCGCTCGGATGGGGTATCCTTCGAACGGTCGACGGGCACGTCCCGTCCGCCGACGCGAGCCGGCTCGAATAA
- a CDS encoding iron transporter, protein MRRRTVLAAGGCLLSAASAGCLETLRREDAWRELVVDPPDEVYVPPHADGMVTYGTATADGREIALLASRPHSFWPVAGDERSRADIRSRHALHLMVDVRDTETGAIIPSPVTAAIRRRDGAAEDGGLVDRRSLWPMLSQRMGPHYGDNVPLEGDGTYSATIRIGATSADAVGALADGLEEPTTVDLEFEYEAAEIEGLERRLIDEDEGRGDPDALEPMADRGGERVESAFDGERVTRVGSETNDGIVSTAAFVESDRNGTAALVVALRTAHNRYPLPFASLSATVSRAGEGIAGGSLQETIDPRYGHHYRTSIDPGDFERGDELSITLETPPQLARHEGYETAFLERNTVTIPFDG, encoded by the coding sequence ATGCGACGGCGAACGGTACTCGCTGCCGGCGGCTGCCTGTTGAGTGCCGCCTCGGCCGGCTGCCTCGAGACGCTCCGGCGGGAGGACGCCTGGCGCGAACTCGTCGTCGACCCGCCCGACGAGGTCTACGTCCCGCCCCACGCCGACGGGATGGTGACCTACGGGACGGCGACTGCGGACGGTCGAGAGATCGCGCTGCTGGCGTCGCGTCCCCACTCGTTCTGGCCGGTCGCCGGCGACGAGCGAAGCCGGGCCGACATCCGCTCGCGGCACGCGCTCCACCTGATGGTCGACGTCCGAGATACCGAAACGGGTGCGATCATCCCCTCGCCGGTGACCGCGGCGATCCGACGGCGAGACGGGGCGGCCGAAGACGGTGGCCTCGTCGATCGTCGGTCCCTCTGGCCGATGCTCTCCCAGCGCATGGGGCCGCACTACGGCGACAACGTCCCGCTCGAGGGCGACGGCACGTACTCGGCGACGATTCGAATCGGAGCGACGAGCGCCGACGCGGTCGGCGCGCTCGCGGACGGGCTCGAGGAGCCGACGACCGTCGATCTCGAGTTCGAGTACGAGGCCGCCGAGATCGAGGGCCTCGAGCGCCGGTTGATCGACGAGGACGAGGGCCGCGGCGACCCCGATGCGCTCGAGCCGATGGCGGACCGAGGCGGGGAGCGCGTCGAGTCCGCGTTCGACGGCGAGCGCGTGACTCGAGTCGGCTCCGAAACGAACGACGGTATCGTCTCCACCGCCGCATTCGTCGAGAGCGATCGGAACGGAACGGCGGCGCTCGTAGTAGCGCTACGGACGGCGCACAACCGGTATCCGCTCCCGTTCGCCTCCCTCTCCGCGACGGTTTCTCGAGCGGGTGAGGGGATCGCCGGTGGCTCGCTTCAGGAGACGATCGACCCGCGGTACGGACATCACTACAGAACGTCGATCGATCCGGGGGACTTCGAGCGAGGCGACGAGCTGTCGATCACCCTCGAGACGCCGCCGCAGCTGGCACGCCACGAGGGGTACGAAACGGCGTTCCTCGAGCGGAACACGGTGACGATCCCCTTCGACGGATAG
- a CDS encoding NmrA/HSCARG family protein, whose amino-acid sequence MTTSVLVTGCTGNQGGSVVEHLLESDADFDVRGLTRDASSERARELSNRGVTMVEGDLNDRESLAPHVADVDAVFAVTNFWTVGYEQQVQQGKNVAAVAAEEGVDQFVLSGVGSHEKETGVPHFDSAWEIDQHAQDLDLPLTVLQPVFFFQNLEAFAEDVVKDGQIALPLEEGVSLQMIDTDDVGRAAAVAFENREEFVGERVELAGDEKTLAETAEVLSEVTGRDVEPVHVPIEDAYDSFGEEFTVMCEWFNEVGYSADIPALEDRFGFAFTDLESYLRENGWEDKEGMASVPGWVKAMQ is encoded by the coding sequence ATGACCACGAGCGTCCTCGTCACCGGGTGCACCGGTAATCAAGGCGGAAGCGTCGTCGAACACCTCCTCGAGTCCGACGCCGATTTCGACGTCCGCGGACTGACCCGCGACGCCTCGAGCGAGCGCGCTCGGGAACTCTCCAATCGGGGCGTGACGATGGTCGAGGGGGATTTGAACGACAGGGAATCGCTCGCGCCCCACGTCGCCGACGTCGACGCGGTCTTCGCCGTCACCAACTTCTGGACGGTAGGCTACGAGCAGCAGGTCCAGCAGGGCAAGAACGTCGCGGCGGTCGCGGCCGAGGAGGGCGTCGACCAGTTCGTCCTCAGCGGCGTCGGCAGCCACGAGAAAGAGACCGGCGTCCCTCACTTCGACTCCGCCTGGGAGATCGACCAGCACGCCCAGGACCTCGACCTGCCGCTGACCGTCCTCCAGCCCGTGTTCTTCTTCCAGAACCTCGAGGCCTTCGCCGAGGACGTCGTCAAAGACGGCCAGATTGCGCTCCCGCTCGAGGAGGGAGTCAGCCTCCAGATGATCGATACCGACGACGTCGGCCGCGCGGCCGCGGTCGCCTTCGAGAACCGCGAGGAGTTCGTCGGCGAGCGCGTCGAACTCGCGGGCGACGAGAAGACGCTCGCCGAGACGGCCGAGGTCCTCTCCGAGGTCACCGGCCGTGACGTAGAGCCGGTCCACGTCCCCATCGAGGACGCCTACGACTCCTTCGGCGAGGAGTTCACCGTCATGTGCGAGTGGTTCAACGAAGTCGGCTACAGCGCGGACATCCCCGCCCTCGAAGACCGGTTCGGCTTCGCGTTCACCGATCTCGAGTCCTACCTCCGCGAGAACGGCTGGGAGGACAAGGAGGGCATGGCGTCCGTTCCCGGCTGGGTCAAAGCGATGCAATAA
- a CDS encoding DUF3194 domain-containing protein: MSTTDEPSDETVVQTASDAAEGYVFSQYKQSAVRDIDVTVTFEDGTLEVDVYLNAPDDGDGPDPERVADDAALAAREAVDDLFAV, translated from the coding sequence ATGTCGACGACGGACGAGCCGTCGGACGAAACCGTCGTCCAGACGGCCTCCGACGCTGCGGAAGGCTACGTCTTCTCGCAGTACAAGCAATCGGCGGTGCGTGATATAGACGTCACCGTAACCTTCGAGGACGGCACCCTCGAAGTCGACGTCTATCTCAACGCACCCGACGACGGGGACGGACCCGACCCCGAACGGGTTGCCGACGATGCCGCGCTCGCCGCGCGGGAGGCGGTCGACGACCTGTTCGCGGTGTAA